One genomic segment of Theobroma cacao cultivar B97-61/B2 chromosome 6, Criollo_cocoa_genome_V2, whole genome shotgun sequence includes these proteins:
- the LOC18595564 gene encoding uncharacterized protein LOC18595564: protein MGTVVSKAANGIGGVLGNVLAAPLKSVFGGSCEGICSGPWDAICFIEHLCVSNLVKLLMILGLCFIILMFLYLLLKLGICQCIIRSLCKICWAGCETYWFALEDATCFLWHKLKNTKRVNRYHRRRRFQDIEVGISSSSDNDYSDNYHHHHHHLSFSKRKNTERDRHRLHSNHPHHHHVKLKTSEVSVHLRASSRRLRSSRRLQLIKGRKTQKEVNIYKRRRMG from the exons ATGGGGACAGTTGTGAGTAAAGCTGCAAATGGGATTGGAGGCGTACTTGGAAACGTGTTAGCAGCTCCATTGAAGAGCGTTTTTGGTGGATCATGCGA GGGCATTTGTTCAGGGCCATGGGATGCAATTTGCTTTATTGAGCATCTATGTGTCTCCAATCTGGTGAAGCTATTGATGATTTTGGGCCTTTGTTTCATAA TTTTGATGTTCCTGTACCTATTACTCAAGTTGGGGATATGCCAATGCATCATAAGAAGCCTTTGCAAGATATGCTGGGCAGGTTGTGAAACATACTGGTTTGCATTAGAAGATGCTACCTGTTTCTTGTGGCACAAGCTTAAGAACACAAAACGTGTAAATCGCTACCACCGTCGTCGTCGTTTTCAAGACATTGAAGTAGGGATTAGTTCAAGCAGTGATAATGATTATTCAGATAATTATCATcatcaccaccaccacctAAGTTTCTCGAAAAGGAAGAACACGGAAAGAGATAGGCATAGACTGCACAGCAATCACCCTCATCACCATCATGTAAAGTTGAAGACTAGTGAAGTTTCAGTTCATCTGAGGGCCAGTTCCAGAAGGCTAAGAAGTTCTCGACGCCTTCAATTAATTAAAGGCagaaaaactcaaaaagaGGTCAACATATATAAGAGGAGGAGGATGGGGTGA
- the LOC18595565 gene encoding vacuolar-processing enzyme delta-isozyme translates to MIPCCLRLFLFLFLSIFAVESERLNANSYNVVSRFSEFNHEDNVHPNVNGMEGKRWAILIAGSRGYGNYRHQADVCHAYQILRNGGLEDDNIVVFMYDDIAFSVYNPRPGVIINKPNGEDVYKGVPKDYTGQDVNMNNFFAVILGNKTGLTGGSGKVVESGPNDRIFIYYTDHGSPGLLGMPSGDDLSAKDLINALKKKHEAKSYKSMVLYVEACESGSMFEGILPNNLNIYAITAANAVENSWGTYCPEGYPSSPSEFDTCLGDLFSISWMEDSDIHDLRNETLEQQYQVVRRRTAVDNLDVSSHVMQYGNATLEKDVLFSYMGTNPANDNYKPTATAHPMNSPMSSKVVSQRDASLLHLWHKFHRAPEESAEKAEAHKRLLDELSHRKHIDRSINQIIAILFGHQNVSEMLKSVQSAGQPLVHDWNCFKMLVNAFKNYCGSTSRYDMKYSGAFANMCNAGVNMKQATATITQACSMHSPSS, encoded by the exons ATGATTCCTTGCTGCTTGcgcttgtttctttttcttttcctatcGATTTTTGCTGTTGAAAGTGAACGACTCAATGCAAATTCATACAACGTAGTATCAAGGTTTTCAGAGTTTAATCATGAGGACAATGTGCATCCCAACGTGAATGGCATGGAGGGCAAAAGATGGGCTATTCTGATTGCTGGTTCCCGTGGTTATGGGAACTACAGGCATCAG GCTGATGTGTGTCATGCATACCAAATTTTAAGGAACGGTGGATTGGAAGATGACAACATTGTTGTTTTCATGTACGATGATATAGCATTCAGTGTATACAATCCGAGACCCGGTGTCATCATCAATAAACCCAATGGAGAAGATGTTTATAAAGGAGTTCCCAAG GATTACACAGGGCAAGATGTCAACATGAACAACTTCTTCGCTGTTATTCTTGGGAACAAAACTGGTCTTACCGGTGGAAGTGGAAAAGTCGTAGAGAGCGGTCCAAATGATCgtattttcatatattataCCGATCATGGCAGCCCTGGATTACTTG GAATGCCATCTGGTGATGACCTTTCTGCCAAAGATCTCATAAATGCGCTGAAGAAGAAGCATGAAGCTAAGAGTTACAAAAGCATg GTTTTGTATGTTGAAGCATGCGAGTCTGGAAGTATGTTTGAAGGGATTCTTCCAAACAATTTAAACATATATGCAATCACAGCAGCAAATGCAGTGGAGAATAGTTGGGGAACATATTGCCCTGAAGGTTATCCCAGTTCCCCTTCAGAATTTGATACATGTTTGGGAGACTTATTCAGTATTTCTTGGATGGAGGACAG TGACATTCATGATTTACGCAATGAAACTCTGGAGCAGCAATATCAAGTG GTTAGGAGGAGGACAGCAGTGGATAATCTGGATGTTAGTTCTCATGTCATGCAATATGGAAATGCGACACTTGAAAAGGATGTTCTCTTCTCTTATATGGGTACAAATCCAGCAAATGATAATTATAAGCCTACTGCTACTGCTCACCCCATGAATTCACCAATGTCTTCAAAAGTTGTTAGCCAACGTGATGCCAGCCTCCTTCATCTCTGGCATAAG TTTCATAGAGCTCCTGAAGAATCTGCAGAAAAGGCTGAAGCCCACAAAAGGTTGCTTGATGAACTTTCCCATAGGAAGCACATTGATCGAAGTATAAATCAGATTATAGCAATTCTTTTTGGGCATCAGAATGTCTCAGAGATGCTCAAGTCTGTTCAATCTGCTGGACAACCTCTCGTTCATGATTGGAATTGCTTCAAAATGCTT GTTAAtgctttcaaaaattactgtGGATCCACATCTAGGTACGACATGAAGTATAGTGGAGCTTTTGCTAATATGTGCAATGCTGGGGTGAATATGAAGCAGGCTACTGCAACTATAACTCAAGCTTGCTCCATGCATTCTCCTAGTTCATGA
- the LOC18595566 gene encoding thionin-like protein 2: MGGRGVLMVCLVLGLLMGHSHSDTSFQICYCGCFVSCVITPGNNAFSCAINCLQECIFRNYLVEDTQYFCKLGCSTSKCTSLSSKENPAEANVGSCVDSCSDTCAVKN, encoded by the exons ATGGGGGGAAGAGGAGTGTTGATGGTATGTTTGGTGTTGGGGCTTCTGATGGGACACTCCCACTCCGACACTTCTTTCCAAATCTGCTACTGTGGTTGCTTCGTTTCGTGTGTTATTACACCAGGAAATAATGCTTTCTCTTGCGCCATCAACTGCCTGCAGGAATGTATCTTTAGGAACTATCTTGTCGAAGACACCCAATACTTCTGCAAGCTTGGTTGTTCTACCTCCAAGTGCACGAGTCTCAGCTCCAAAGAAAATCCTG CTGAAGCCAATGTTGGAAGCTGCGTGGATTCTTGCTCAGACACATGCGCTGTGAAGAACTAA